From the Desulfovibrio sp. UIB00 genome, one window contains:
- a CDS encoding zinc ribbon domain-containing protein produces the protein MPIYEYQCPKCQHTFEEWVKASESHGQEPCPKCGEPSPRIMSHTSFVLKGGGWYVSDYGYRKGVTEEGGSTASSGTSGGSSAPASGGTAGEKASASASDSGNSAAKAAPAPTPTTGSAASAPTKAASSAS, from the coding sequence ATGCCTATCTACGAATATCAGTGCCCCAAGTGTCAGCATACGTTTGAGGAATGGGTCAAGGCATCGGAATCCCACGGGCAGGAGCCCTGCCCCAAGTGCGGTGAGCCTTCGCCCCGCATCATGTCGCACACTTCGTTCGTCCTTAAAGGCGGCGGCTGGTATGTGAGCGACTACGGCTACCGCAAGGGCGTTACGGAAGAAGGCGGCTCAACGGCCTCCTCCGGCACCTCCGGCGGTTCCTCTGCCCCCGCTTCCGGCGGTACGGCAGGCGAAAAGGCCTCCGCATCTGCATCCGATTCTGGAAACAGCGCCGCCAAGGCGGCCCCCGCCCCTACGCCAACCACAGGGTCCGCAGCGTCGGCACCCACCAAAGCCGCCAGCTCGGCTTCATGA
- the purB gene encoding adenylosuccinate lyase: MIDRYTRQEMGRIWTLENRYQAWLDVEVAVCRAWSDMGRIPAAAVENIQAKASIDVDRILAIEEVTRHDVIAFLTSLEEKVGAEDARYIHLGCTSSDIVDTANALLLMQAGRLILKDIRALLAAIEGLARRHKGVLCMGRTHGIHAEPTSFGLKMAGFYAEFERHLARVEAGIESVRVGKISGAVGTYAFLSPELEQRALSYLELEVDPHSTQIIQRDRYAHFFTSLAVLAGGVERLCVELRHLQRTEVLEVEEGFAKGQKGSSAMPHKKNPISAENMSGLSRLLRTNALASLENQALWHERDISHSSVERVIMPDSTILADYVLTRLTKLLEGLVVKPERMRENMERSYGLYFSQRVLTALIATGLPRQQAYEAVQRLAMQSWESRTPFPDLVRNDADMSGRLGAAALAELFDPSYYLQHEDEIFARVFKNAAANKA; encoded by the coding sequence ATGATTGATCGCTACACCCGTCAGGAAATGGGCCGTATCTGGACCCTTGAGAACCGCTATCAGGCATGGCTTGATGTGGAAGTTGCCGTTTGCCGGGCCTGGAGCGACATGGGCCGCATCCCCGCCGCCGCGGTGGAAAATATTCAGGCCAAGGCTTCCATTGATGTGGACCGCATCCTGGCTATCGAAGAAGTGACCCGTCACGACGTCATCGCCTTTTTGACATCGCTTGAAGAAAAGGTTGGCGCGGAAGACGCGCGCTACATCCATCTGGGCTGCACCTCCTCCGACATCGTGGATACGGCCAACGCCCTTCTGCTCATGCAGGCCGGGCGACTGATCCTCAAGGACATCCGCGCGCTCCTGGCCGCCATTGAAGGCCTGGCCCGCCGCCACAAAGGTGTGTTGTGCATGGGCCGCACCCACGGCATCCACGCGGAACCCACCAGCTTTGGGCTCAAGATGGCCGGATTCTACGCCGAGTTCGAGCGGCACCTTGCCCGGGTTGAAGCCGGGATTGAAAGCGTGCGCGTGGGCAAAATCTCCGGCGCGGTGGGCACCTATGCATTTTTGTCCCCCGAGCTTGAGCAGCGCGCCCTGAGCTATCTTGAGCTTGAGGTTGACCCGCACTCCACCCAGATCATTCAGCGTGACCGTTACGCCCACTTCTTCACCTCGCTTGCCGTGCTGGCTGGCGGCGTGGAACGCCTGTGCGTGGAACTGCGCCACCTGCAACGTACGGAAGTGCTCGAAGTGGAAGAAGGTTTTGCCAAGGGGCAGAAGGGTTCGTCGGCCATGCCGCACAAAAAGAACCCCATTTCGGCAGAAAATATGAGTGGTCTTTCGCGCCTTTTGCGCACCAACGCTCTTGCCTCGCTGGAGAATCAGGCTCTGTGGCACGAGCGCGACATCAGCCATTCCTCCGTGGAGCGGGTCATCATGCCCGATTCCACCATCCTTGCCGACTACGTGCTGACCCGCCTCACCAAGTTGCTTGAAGGGCTGGTGGTCAAGCCCGAGCGCATGCGTGAGAACATGGAACGCTCTTACGGCCTGTATTTTTCGCAGCGTGTGCTGACGGCCCTTATTGCCACCGGACTTCCGCGCCAGCAGGCGTATGAAGCCGTACAGCGCCTTGCCATGCAAAGCTGGGAAAGCCGCACTCCCTTCCCCGATCTGGTGCGCAACGATGCCGACATGAGCGGGCGGCTGGGCGCAGCTGCACTGGCCGAGCTTTTTGACCCTTCGTACTACCTGCAACACGAAGACGAAATTTTTGCCCGGGTGTTCAAGAACGCTGCTGCCAACAAGGCGTAA
- the pyrE gene encoding orotate phosphoribosyltransferase, with protein MLALKRRLARLLVEKSYREGDFVLASGRRSDYYFDCRVTALHAEGSWLIGTLFNHMLREMDIKGVGGMTMGADPLVAATTVISHEQGRPLNGLLVRKEAKGHGTGQFVEGLGNFCAGDRVAMLEDVVTTGGSLLKACDRIADAGLSIVAVCAILDREEGGREKLREAGYDLLALFTRAELVDLAR; from the coding sequence CTGCTGGCGCTCAAGCGCCGCCTTGCCCGTCTGCTGGTAGAAAAATCATACCGCGAGGGAGATTTTGTGCTGGCATCAGGCCGCAGAAGCGATTATTATTTTGATTGCCGCGTCACGGCGCTCCACGCCGAAGGATCGTGGCTTATTGGAACCCTGTTCAACCACATGCTCCGCGAGATGGATATCAAGGGTGTGGGCGGCATGACCATGGGCGCTGACCCGCTGGTTGCAGCCACCACGGTCATCTCGCACGAACAGGGCAGACCGTTGAACGGCCTTTTGGTCCGCAAGGAAGCCAAAGGGCATGGCACAGGGCAGTTTGTTGAAGGGCTGGGCAATTTCTGCGCGGGCGACCGCGTGGCCATGCTTGAAGACGTTGTTACCACCGGCGGTTCTCTGCTGAAGGCCTGCGATCGCATTGCTGACGCTGGCCTGTCCATTGTGGCGGTTTGCGCCATTCTGGATCGGGAGGAAGGTGGCCGGGAAAAGCTCCGTGAGGCGGGATATGACCTGCTTGCGCTCTTTACCCGTGCGGAATTGGTGGACCTTGCGCGTTAA
- a CDS encoding L,D-transpeptidase family protein — translation MRVKVPTDPRALPHAALAQCLTESADKSIVRSLVRCLTNCLVRCMALGLLMAFGIGCPLAAPHLAQAEEWQASLYNEGLPTHLVAVDKKRQTFMFFEKKSPLKLKYTYPCTTGQLPGDKQALNDLRTPEGIYFVEYKIASGLDFKEYGGIAYTLNYPNPVDRLRGKTGHGIWIHSKGFGIEPLSTRGCVAIGLKEIDEVGPQLTPGTAVVLADKMDETAQPRPDSSTANELRRLMQNWSNAWASRSVKMFDYYNPDAYSKAMTENFTAFRQNKERLFKSLQFIKIFNRKINVLEGPGYWVTWSEQLYTASNLSTEGVRRLYWQRGNDQKFRIVGMEWTPRDLGMRADFQKGQLVAEAPLQQVSDASSEAPQRPRLDMPEAAPEKAEATALAAPQPSQDKAATAKAGQGDKLMAANDPLVPRRSSATPPAEVNWGARPAMEEAARSEAESAPKGTPAKPADQAVKPAEVQQAVNLPAPTSVQAPIAAPTQPNAPAAAAAQQLTLTPEVRAALEKAVQAWNADFAARSTNIASLYDQAKYNREAGTPRGYSYNSTMREFDRRFAVPWLRLISRKPKLEIQGSLAVSHCDQLVVAPNGMEQGVRSFWWSRDDRGDFRIVASQFKPEELGLAADYLDQVSDDASAMVEKWRKAWEAGHLDEYIEYYADDAIQQGRWGAKNIQKQKELLWQRVQPTLVQITGLRLVADKQGLRADMNQVYADSSGHTDRGTKTLLLRFDGKGWRIAREDWAPLGAPVAPIGEAGQ, via the coding sequence TTGCGCGTTAAGGTCCCCACCGACCCGCGCGCCTTGCCCCATGCGGCATTGGCGCAATGTCTGACGGAATCTGCGGACAAGTCTATTGTCAGGTCGCTGGTCAGGTGTCTGACCAATTGCCTTGTCAGATGCATGGCCTTGGGGCTGCTGATGGCCTTTGGCATTGGTTGTCCCCTTGCCGCTCCACATCTGGCGCAGGCCGAAGAATGGCAAGCCTCTCTGTATAATGAGGGGCTTCCTACGCATTTGGTGGCTGTGGACAAAAAGCGCCAGACCTTCATGTTTTTTGAGAAAAAAAGCCCCCTCAAGCTCAAATACACCTATCCCTGCACCACAGGCCAGTTGCCCGGCGACAAGCAGGCCCTTAACGATCTGCGCACGCCCGAAGGCATCTACTTTGTGGAATACAAGATTGCCAGCGGGCTGGATTTCAAGGAGTATGGCGGTATTGCCTATACCCTGAACTATCCCAACCCCGTGGATCGTCTGCGCGGCAAAACCGGCCACGGTATCTGGATTCACAGCAAGGGTTTTGGCATTGAACCGCTTTCCACACGTGGTTGCGTGGCCATCGGGCTTAAGGAAATTGACGAGGTCGGGCCGCAGCTGACGCCCGGTACGGCCGTGGTCCTGGCCGATAAGATGGACGAGACCGCCCAGCCCCGGCCCGATAGCAGCACCGCCAACGAGCTGCGCCGCCTGATGCAGAACTGGAGCAACGCCTGGGCCTCGCGATCCGTCAAGATGTTTGATTATTATAATCCCGATGCCTATTCCAAGGCCATGACGGAAAATTTCACGGCCTTCCGGCAGAACAAGGAGCGTCTGTTCAAGTCGCTCCAGTTCATCAAGATTTTTAATCGCAAGATTAATGTGCTGGAAGGGCCGGGGTATTGGGTGACATGGTCAGAGCAACTCTATACGGCATCCAATCTTTCCACTGAGGGTGTGCGCCGTTTGTACTGGCAGCGCGGCAATGACCAAAAATTCCGCATTGTTGGTATGGAATGGACGCCACGTGATCTGGGTATGCGCGCCGATTTTCAGAAGGGCCAGCTTGTGGCCGAAGCGCCTTTGCAGCAGGTCAGCGATGCTTCTTCCGAAGCGCCGCAGCGCCCCCGGCTGGATATGCCAGAAGCCGCGCCTGAAAAGGCGGAGGCAACGGCCCTTGCCGCGCCGCAACCCTCGCAGGACAAAGCCGCTACAGCCAAGGCTGGTCAGGGTGACAAGCTCATGGCGGCCAATGATCCTCTGGTGCCCCGCCGCAGCAGCGCAACACCCCCGGCAGAAGTGAACTGGGGTGCGCGCCCTGCAATGGAAGAAGCGGCCCGCAGCGAAGCGGAATCCGCCCCCAAGGGCACACCTGCCAAACCTGCCGATCAGGCGGTAAAGCCCGCTGAGGTCCAGCAAGCTGTTAACTTGCCTGCACCAACATCTGTTCAGGCTCCCATTGCTGCGCCAACACAGCCCAACGCTCCTGCGGCAGCGGCAGCACAGCAGCTGACCCTCACACCGGAAGTCCGCGCCGCTCTGGAAAAGGCTGTGCAGGCCTGGAATGCGGATTTTGCCGCGCGTTCGACCAACATCGCTTCTCTTTACGATCAAGCCAAGTACAACCGCGAAGCCGGAACTCCGCGCGGGTATTCCTATAATTCGACCATGCGCGAATTTGATCGCCGCTTTGCGGTGCCGTGGCTGCGCCTCATAAGTCGCAAGCCCAAGCTGGAGATCCAGGGTTCGCTGGCTGTGAGCCATTGCGATCAGCTTGTGGTGGCCCCCAACGGCATGGAGCAGGGGGTGCGTTCTTTCTGGTGGAGCCGGGACGACAGGGGAGATTTTCGCATTGTTGCCTCGCAGTTCAAGCCAGAAGAGCTTGGCCTTGCAGCGGATTATCTGGATCAGGTCAGCGACGACGCCAGCGCTATGGTTGAAAAATGGCGCAAGGCCTGGGAGGCTGGACATCTGGACGAGTACATTGAATACTATGCGGACGATGCCATCCAGCAGGGACGTTGGGGGGCAAAGAATATTCAGAAGCAGAAGGAATTGCTCTGGCAGCGAGTGCAGCCCACTCTGGTTCAGATCACGGGCCTGCGGCTGGTGGCTGACAAGCAGGGCCTGCGCGCCGACATGAATCAGGTCTACGCAGACAGCTCCGGCCACACTGACCGGGGCACCAAGACCCTTTTGCTGCGCTTTGACGGCAAGGGCTGGCGAATCGCCCGCGAAGACTGGGCACCTCTTGGCGCGCCAGTTGCGCCCATTGGAGAGGCTGGTCAATAG
- a CDS encoding glycosyltransferase family 10 — MAESSTLLCYFATIPEAWPWMRQTEDGNGALGRVQFVLASQASHSFPSFPSPAETSSAWLVVFDEAPAGFSTTVPRERRILFVTEPPEIKKYPRSYLGQFGTVVSPYDLRGVERRSMVISNPCLSWHYGVERSSGKNISKFSNINELRTFPMPEKPGLVSVVCSSKTATSAQRARLALVRMLKERLGDALHVYGREFNPVDDKMSAIAPYKYHVVLENNYLDNFWTEKLSDAWLGWALPLYLGAPNLGAVCPAPGFVPLPLGDLEACAQSILSAIKSRLWEARQAELALCRNWMMETTNVFARAARMMETAPEYCQRQPALGRPEPIFGSGRDDVAAIYRQVRGGGK, encoded by the coding sequence GTGGCTGAAAGTTCCACCCTGTTGTGCTATTTTGCCACCATCCCCGAGGCCTGGCCCTGGATGCGGCAGACAGAAGACGGCAACGGCGCTCTAGGCCGTGTGCAATTTGTGCTGGCCTCGCAAGCCTCCCACTCTTTTCCCTCGTTTCCCTCTCCGGCAGAAACTTCCAGTGCATGGCTTGTGGTTTTTGATGAAGCCCCTGCGGGTTTCAGTACCACAGTGCCTCGTGAACGGCGTATCCTCTTTGTCACTGAACCGCCTGAAATCAAAAAATATCCCCGATCCTACCTCGGTCAGTTTGGCACGGTGGTGTCGCCCTATGACTTACGTGGTGTCGAGCGCCGCAGCATGGTCATCAGCAACCCCTGTCTGAGCTGGCACTACGGCGTCGAGCGTTCATCTGGAAAAAATATAAGCAAATTCAGCAATATTAATGAATTGCGCACATTCCCCATGCCTGAAAAACCAGGCCTTGTTTCCGTAGTCTGTTCCAGCAAGACGGCAACGTCGGCACAGCGTGCGCGACTTGCTCTCGTACGCATGCTCAAAGAAAGACTGGGGGATGCGTTGCATGTGTACGGGCGCGAGTTTAATCCCGTGGACGACAAAATGTCGGCCATTGCGCCCTACAAGTATCATGTGGTGCTTGAAAACAACTATCTGGACAACTTCTGGACAGAAAAACTGTCCGATGCCTGGCTCGGCTGGGCGCTGCCGCTCTATCTTGGAGCACCCAACCTTGGCGCTGTTTGCCCCGCACCCGGATTTGTGCCCTTGCCGCTCGGCGATCTGGAAGCCTGTGCGCAGAGTATTCTGTCTGCCATCAAGAGCCGTTTGTGGGAGGCCCGGCAAGCAGAGCTTGCCCTGTGCCGCAACTGGATGATGGAAACCACCAATGTTTTTGCCCGCGCAGCCCGGATGATGGAAACAGCGCCAGAGTATTGCCAGAGGCAGCCTGCGCTCGGCAGGCCGGAACCCATATTTGGCTCTGGGCGCGATGATGTGGCCGCCATATACAGGCAGGTGAGGGGGGGAGGCAAGTGA
- a CDS encoding glycosyltransferase family A protein: MAMPAHNAAAHLLEAIDSVLAQSFEDFELLVVDDGSTDNTLALAKSIDDKRVRVERLPANKGRATARNMAMGRARGRYLAWMDADDIAMPRRLQAQHACLEAQPDIHICGAGIQYFGQSCALELFPEQPNAARAASLFGVPVPNCCVMVRLDAVRAFGLRYDASLARAEDMAFWADALLNAGLQAVNLQEPLLHYRYAPAAHARQWHMRALLGHVFPPLGIRATGTQAALHAGLIYGGPTEPEAALRWLDTLWQAWTDRYGHDEHMQRHMLVFMARILREASADAAQADQTGRLLRTLSLAALAENI, translated from the coding sequence GTGGCCATGCCCGCCCATAATGCCGCCGCCCACCTGCTTGAAGCGATTGATTCCGTACTTGCCCAGAGCTTTGAAGACTTTGAGCTTCTGGTGGTGGACGATGGCTCCACAGACAACACACTTGCCCTCGCGAAGTCCATTGACGACAAAAGGGTTCGCGTCGAGCGCCTGCCTGCAAACAAAGGGCGGGCCACAGCGCGCAATATGGCCATGGGCCGTGCGCGCGGCAGATATCTGGCCTGGATGGATGCGGACGATATAGCCATGCCCCGCAGGCTTCAGGCCCAGCATGCCTGCCTTGAGGCCCAACCCGATATCCACATCTGCGGAGCGGGCATCCAGTACTTTGGGCAGTCCTGCGCGCTTGAACTCTTTCCAGAACAGCCGAACGCCGCCCGCGCAGCCTCGCTCTTTGGGGTGCCCGTGCCCAACTGTTGCGTCATGGTGCGGCTGGACGCGGTGCGCGCCTTTGGCTTACGCTATGACGCCAGCCTGGCAAGGGCAGAAGACATGGCCTTTTGGGCCGATGCCCTGCTCAATGCCGGATTGCAGGCGGTCAATTTGCAAGAGCCGCTGCTGCACTATCGTTATGCGCCAGCAGCCCATGCCCGCCAGTGGCACATGCGCGCACTGCTTGGGCATGTGTTTCCTCCGCTGGGTATCCGGGCGACAGGAACACAGGCGGCACTGCACGCAGGGCTGATCTATGGCGGGCCAACAGAGCCGGAAGCTGCGCTGCGCTGGCTTGATACTCTCTGGCAGGCCTGGACTGACCGTTATGGACATGATGAACATATGCAACGGCACATGCTCGTTTTTATGGCGCGCATTTTGCGCGAAGCCTCGGCAGATGCAGCACAGGCGGATCAGACAGGCAGGCTTTTGCGTACACTTTCGCTCGCGGCGCTGGCAGAAAATATCTAA
- a CDS encoding iron-containing alcohol dehydrogenase, producing the protein MHDFTYYTPTRVVFGKNTEQQTGALVKACKCSKVLIHFGGQSALRSGLVDKIKTSLQAEGLSFVTLGGVVPNPRLSLIREGIELARKEGVDFVLAVGGGSVIDSAKAIAYGAANEGDVWDYYMGKRKPDACLPIGCVVTIAAAGSEMSSSTVVTNEENGFKRSFKTDMARPAFAVMNPELTMSLPPFQTACGCVDILMHTMERYFGHGSNMDITDSISEGLMRVVMHHAAVLRDDPANYDSRAEVMWAGSLSHNGLTGCGSDGGDWATHMIEHELSGMFDVAHGAGLSAIWGSWARHVLPLRPDRFALFAERVMGVAPAETETITGLQGIEAMERFFRSLHMPTSLKELNLAPTDAQIAEMAEKALVGKTHIGSVKKLLPPDIVAIFAASR; encoded by the coding sequence ATGCACGATTTTACGTACTACACACCCACCAGGGTTGTTTTCGGCAAAAATACAGAGCAGCAGACCGGCGCACTCGTCAAAGCCTGCAAATGCAGCAAGGTGCTTATACACTTTGGCGGGCAGAGCGCCCTGCGTTCGGGCCTTGTGGACAAGATAAAAACGTCCCTTCAGGCTGAAGGACTGTCCTTTGTCACTCTTGGCGGCGTAGTGCCCAACCCCCGGCTTTCGCTGATCCGCGAGGGCATTGAACTGGCGCGCAAAGAAGGGGTGGATTTTGTGCTGGCAGTGGGAGGCGGCAGCGTCATTGATTCGGCCAAGGCTATCGCCTACGGCGCTGCCAACGAGGGAGACGTGTGGGATTATTACATGGGCAAGCGCAAGCCGGATGCCTGCCTGCCCATTGGCTGCGTGGTGACCATCGCCGCCGCAGGCAGCGAGATGAGCAGTTCAACCGTTGTGACCAACGAGGAAAACGGCTTCAAACGCAGCTTCAAGACAGATATGGCCCGTCCGGCCTTTGCCGTCATGAATCCTGAGCTGACCATGTCGCTGCCGCCCTTTCAGACGGCCTGCGGCTGCGTGGATATTCTCATGCACACCATGGAACGCTACTTCGGGCATGGCTCGAATATGGACATTACGGACAGCATCAGCGAGGGACTCATGCGTGTGGTCATGCACCATGCCGCCGTGCTGCGTGATGATCCGGCCAATTATGACTCCAGAGCCGAAGTCATGTGGGCCGGCAGCCTTTCGCACAACGGCCTGACCGGCTGCGGCTCTGACGGCGGCGATTGGGCCACGCACATGATTGAACACGAGCTGAGCGGCATGTTTGACGTGGCTCACGGAGCGGGGCTGTCTGCCATATGGGGTAGCTGGGCGCGCCATGTGCTGCCCCTGCGGCCTGACCGCTTTGCCCTGTTTGCAGAACGGGTCATGGGCGTTGCCCCGGCGGAAACGGAAACTATCACGGGATTGCAGGGCATTGAGGCCATGGAGCGGTTTTTCCGCTCGCTGCACATGCCCACCTCGCTGAAAGAGCTGAATCTCGCGCCTACTGATGCGCAGATTGCCGAAATGGCCGAGAAGGCCCTTGTGGGCAAAACCCACATCGGCAGCGTAAAAAAACTGCTGCCGCCCGATATCGTCGCCATTTTTGCTGCCTCGCGGTAG
- a CDS encoding glycosyltransferase, which produces MHDAFEGRIDVRFPRAVVTGVTGNWAFAAGTVLLALRRHNPGMEADIIVFCDDSLLETDAAILQSLGAQLVPFTPVPAELTAEALEVFSPLSLAKFDCFDLLQRYTSVVWLDADVLVQDSLEGLFDCGPLGLALEDPEFSDPPGAKPAQINLHEPIEGFDGVADNLNSGVIVFRNDLPAPEALRQGCLEFVCRHGAKLRYPDQAAFNLLAQMLLRQYPQSVFQLPQGFNAHPRNPAAAFAPVVHAFGAYKLWNDGLTATCFPEWQRDYARWQRLGGSPYAGPVENAEFLAGGAFSLLGGLCGTIEKAEAAIAELQQKLEMETRVRARLEAVVSRLG; this is translated from the coding sequence ATGCACGATGCATTTGAAGGCCGCATTGACGTGAGGTTTCCGCGCGCGGTTGTCACAGGCGTAACCGGCAACTGGGCCTTTGCCGCAGGCACGGTGCTGCTGGCTCTCAGGCGGCATAATCCGGGGATGGAGGCAGACATCATCGTTTTTTGCGATGATTCTCTGCTGGAAACCGATGCCGCGATACTGCAAAGCCTTGGTGCGCAGCTTGTGCCCTTTACGCCTGTTCCCGCAGAGCTGACAGCTGAGGCGCTGGAGGTCTTTTCGCCGCTCAGCCTTGCGAAGTTTGACTGCTTTGACCTGCTGCAACGCTATACGTCTGTTGTATGGCTTGATGCGGACGTACTGGTTCAGGATAGCCTGGAGGGCCTGTTTGATTGCGGCCCTCTGGGGCTGGCGCTGGAAGACCCGGAATTTTCCGACCCCCCGGGGGCCAAACCCGCGCAGATCAATCTGCACGAACCTATTGAGGGGTTTGACGGAGTCGCTGACAACCTGAATTCGGGCGTCATTGTATTCCGCAATGATTTGCCTGCGCCGGAGGCTCTGCGTCAGGGCTGCCTGGAATTTGTGTGCCGTCACGGCGCAAAGTTGCGCTACCCGGATCAGGCGGCTTTTAACCTGCTGGCGCAGATGCTGCTGCGGCAGTATCCACAGAGCGTTTTTCAACTACCGCAGGGCTTCAACGCGCATCCTCGTAATCCGGCGGCTGCCTTTGCGCCAGTGGTGCATGCCTTTGGAGCATACAAGTTGTGGAATGACGGCCTCACCGCCACCTGTTTTCCTGAATGGCAGCGGGACTATGCCCGTTGGCAACGTCTTGGCGGCAGCCCCTATGCGGGACCAGTTGAAAATGCGGAATTTCTGGCAGGCGGCGCATTTTCGTTGCTTGGCGGGTTGTGCGGCACCATTGAAAAAGCCGAGGCCGCCATTGCCGAATTGCAGCAAAAGCTGGAAATGGAAACCAGGGTTCGGGCCAGACTCGAGGCGGTGGTCAGCAGGCTCGGGTGA
- a CDS encoding UbiX family flavin prenyltransferase, with product MRDILVGVSGASGMPLALCLMRLLAAMPDVRTHCVVSDGARAVLRAECGADAELLTALAHTVYVAEDLGAGPASGSWWRRGSEPAAMLLVPCSMGTVGAIASGATRNLVHRAADVALKERLPLVMVTRESPLSAIHLRNLLTLREAGAVIMPFSPCFYLRPAGVEELLEQFCGRIFDQVGLAHSLARWTGQA from the coding sequence ATGCGTGATATTCTTGTTGGGGTGAGCGGGGCCAGCGGCATGCCCCTGGCCCTGTGCCTCATGCGGCTGCTGGCGGCCATGCCCGATGTGCGCACCCACTGCGTGGTTTCCGATGGCGCGCGGGCCGTGCTGCGGGCGGAATGCGGCGCGGATGCCGAGCTGCTCACAGCGCTGGCGCACACCGTATACGTTGCGGAAGACCTGGGCGCAGGCCCGGCCAGCGGTTCGTGGTGGAGGCGCGGCAGCGAACCAGCAGCCATGCTGCTTGTGCCGTGCTCCATGGGAACAGTCGGGGCCATCGCCAGCGGCGCCACGCGCAATCTTGTACACCGGGCTGCGGATGTGGCGCTGAAGGAGCGTTTGCCCCTGGTGATGGTCACGCGCGAAAGCCCGCTTTCTGCCATCCACCTGCGCAATCTGTTGACCTTACGCGAGGCTGGCGCGGTGATCATGCCGTTTTCTCCCTGTTTTTATCTGCGGCCTGCTGGCGTGGAGGAACTGCTGGAGCAGTTCTGTGGCCGTATCTTTGATCAGGTGGGGCTTGCACATAGTCTTGCCCGCTGGACAGGTCAGGCATAG
- a CDS encoding metal-dependent hydrolase, with amino-acid sequence MSDITWFGHSAFKISAPDAQVIIDPFFAPSAGVSSSAAGDVDIVLVTHDHGDHVGDAVSLCRRTGAQLGAIVGTAGKLAEAGVSQEQILNGIGFNMGGTLTHKGVSMTMTQAYHSSDSGAPAGYIVRMPDGLTVYHAGDTCIFSGMELWGQLYSIDVALLPVGGVFTMDARQAALACKLLRCKAAVPMHWGTFPVLAQSAAGFRAELESLHLPCRCVEMAPGETVSFG; translated from the coding sequence ATGAGCGACATAACCTGGTTTGGACACTCGGCATTCAAAATCAGCGCGCCTGACGCGCAGGTGATTATTGATCCCTTTTTTGCTCCTTCTGCGGGAGTATCGTCCAGCGCGGCAGGTGATGTGGATATTGTGCTGGTAACCCACGACCACGGCGACCATGTGGGCGATGCCGTATCCCTGTGCCGCCGCACCGGCGCGCAGCTTGGGGCCATTGTGGGCACGGCGGGCAAACTGGCTGAGGCTGGTGTGTCCCAAGAGCAGATTCTCAACGGTATCGGCTTTAACATGGGCGGCACCCTGACCCACAAGGGCGTGAGCATGACCATGACGCAGGCCTACCATTCCAGCGATTCGGGCGCTCCGGCGGGCTATATTGTGCGGATGCCCGATGGGCTCACCGTATACCATGCGGGCGACACCTGTATTTTCAGCGGCATGGAGCTGTGGGGTCAGCTTTACAGCATAGACGTGGCCCTGCTGCCCGTAGGCGGCGTGTTTACCATGGATGCGCGTCAGGCAGCTCTGGCCTGCAAGTTGCTGCGCTGCAAGGCTGCCGTTCCCATGCATTGGGGAACGTTCCCTGTGCTGGCGCAGAGTGCGGCAGGGTTCAGGGCTGAGCTTGAAAGCCTGCATCTGCCCTGCCGCTGTGTGGAAATGGCCCCCGGCGAGACCGTAAGCTTCGGCTGA
- a CDS encoding Rrf2 family transcriptional regulator: MSVSLKCQYGLRALFELARRTGSGPTRIQEIAEAQAIPPRFLENILNQLRRGGFVDSRRGKAGGFMLARSASQITTLEVIRFLDGPVHPFDCEGDNPVRKCSLGPDCVFMPLWQRARQALENVYGGTTLQDLVDAQAAAIPDFSI; the protein is encoded by the coding sequence ATGAGCGTTTCACTCAAATGCCAGTACGGGTTGCGCGCCCTGTTTGAGCTTGCCCGGCGCACGGGCAGCGGCCCAACGCGTATTCAGGAGATTGCCGAGGCGCAGGCCATTCCTCCGCGTTTTCTTGAAAATATCCTCAATCAGCTCAGGCGCGGCGGCTTTGTGGACAGCCGCCGAGGCAAGGCTGGCGGCTTTATGCTGGCCCGGTCTGCCAGCCAGATCACCACGCTCGAAGTTATCCGTTTTCTGGACGGCCCCGTGCATCCTTTTGATTGCGAGGGCGACAACCCTGTACGCAAGTGCTCCCTTGGGCCGGACTGCGTGTTCATGCCTTTGTGGCAGCGGGCGCGGCAGGCGTTGGAAAACGTATACGGCGGCACGACGCTTCAGGATCTTGTGGACGCTCAGGCGGCAGCTATCCCCGATTTCAGCATTTGA